Proteins encoded together in one Benincasa hispida cultivar B227 chromosome 1, ASM972705v1, whole genome shotgun sequence window:
- the LOC120089795 gene encoding uncharacterized protein LOC120089795 produces the protein MSRSTMEKKLRTAKKAWKKLTKSLQSKFHALHISKSINTATRRLTSAVQRSLRLLIPSKFRRRLLSPKSSPSPYYRRNQNQNQNQILHQYDQHLHNPNNFAAIHIDELFAELPEPIAKRSGGEITETSRGKEVMKEEKDEETSVYSIEDAWKIVVASSPHLRPVDERAEEFIRKFRREIILEKEKSLLEFEQMLARSAA, from the coding sequence ATGTCTCGTTCAACAATGGAGAAGAAGCTCCGTACGGCGAAAAAAGCATGGAAGAAActaactaaatcattacaatcCAAATTCCACGCGCTCCATATCTCCAAATCCATCAACACAGCCACGCGCCGTCTCACCTCCGCCGTTCAAAGGTCCCTCCGCCTGCTAATTCCCTCCAAATTTCGCCGCCGCCTTCTCAGCCCTAAATCATCCCCTTCCCCATATTACCGTcgcaatcaaaatcaaaatcaaaaccaaattcTCCACCAATACGATCAACACCTTCACAATCCAAACAACTTCGCCGCAATCCACATCGACGAGCTCTTCGCAGAGCTGCCGGAGCCAATTGCTAAGCGCTCCGGCGGTGAAATTACAGAGACGAGCAGAGGAAAAGAAGTAATGAAAGAGGAGAAGGATGAAGAGACGAGTGTTTATAGCATTGAAGATGCTTGGAAAATCGTAGTGGCTTCGTCGCCGCATCTACGGCCGGTGGATGAACGAGCGGAGGAGTTCATAAGAAAATTCCGGCGAGAGATTATTCTTGAGAAGGAGAAATCGCTTCTGGAATTTGAACAGATGTTGGCTCGCAGTGCCGCTTGA